Proteins co-encoded in one Dasypus novemcinctus isolate mDasNov1 chromosome 6, mDasNov1.1.hap2, whole genome shotgun sequence genomic window:
- the MYOZ1 gene encoding myozenin-1, whose translation MPLSGTPAPNKKRKSSKLIMELTGGGQESSGLNLGKKISVPRDVMLEELSLLTNRGSKMFKLRQMRVEKFIYENHPDVFSDSSMDHFQKFLPTVGGQLGTGGQGFSYSKGSSGGQAGGSGSAKQYGSDQQHHQGPGAGTGGTGGPGGQAGRGEAGTAGVSETGTGDQAGGEGKHITVFKTYISPWERAMGVDPQQKVELGIDLLAYGAKADLPKYKSFNRTAMPYGGYEKASKRMTFQMPKLDLGPLLSEPLVLYNQNLSNRPSFNRTPIPWLSSGEPVDYNVDIGIPLDGETEEL comes from the exons ATGCCACTCTCAGGAACTCCAGCCCCCAACAAGAAGAGGAAATCCAGCAAGCTGATCATGGAACTAACTGGAG GTGGGCAGGAGAGCTCAGGTCTGAACCTGGGTAAGAAGATCAGTGTCCCAAGGGATGTGATGTTGGAGGAGCTGTCACTGCTAACCAACCGGGGCTCCAAGATGTTCAAACTGCGGCAGATGCGGGTAGAGAAATTTATCTATGAGAATCACCCTGATGTCTTCTCTGACAGCTCAATG GATCACTTCCAGAAGTTCCTTCCCACAGTCGGGGGACAGCTGGGCACAGGTGGTCAGGGGTTCTCCTACAGCAAAGGCAGCAGCGGAGGCCAGGCAGGGGGCAGTGGCTCTGCCAAACAGTACGGTTCTGACCAGCAGCACCATCAGGGCCCTGGGGCTGGGACTGGGGGCACAGGTGGCCCTGGGGGCCAGGCTGGCAGAGGAGAAGCTGGCACAGCAGGAGTTAGCGAGACAGGAACAG GAGACCAGGCAGGTGGAGAAGGAAAACATATCACTGTGTTCAAGACTTATATCTCCCCGTGGGAACGAGCCATGGGGGTTGACCCCCAGCAGAAAGTGGAACTTGGCATTGACTTGCTGGCCTATGGAGCCAAAGCTGATCTCCCCAAATATAAGTCCTTCAACAG GACGGCAATGCCTTATGGTGGATATGAGAAAGCCTCAAAACGCATGACCTTCCAGATGCCCAAGCTTGACCTAGGGCCCCTGCTGAGTGAACCTCTGGTCCTCTACAACCAGAACCTCTCCAACAGGCCTTCTTTTAACCGAACCCCTATTCCCTGGCTGAGCTCCGGGGAACCTGTAGACTACAACGTGGATATTGGCATCCCCTTggatggagaaacagaggagctgTGA